In the genome of Candoia aspera isolate rCanAsp1 chromosome 1, rCanAsp1.hap2, whole genome shotgun sequence, one region contains:
- the EEF2 gene encoding elongation factor 2 isoform X1 — protein sequence MVNFTVDQIRAIMDKKANIRNMSVIAHVDHGKSTLTDSLVCKAGIIASARAGETRFTDTRKDEQERCITIKSTAISLFYELSENDLAFIKQSKDGCGFLINLIDSPGHVDFSSEVTAALRVTDGALVVVDCVSGVCVQTETVLRQAIAERIKPVLMMNKMDRALLELQLKPEELYQTFQRIVENVNVIISTYGEGESGPMGNIMIDPVLGTVGFGSGLHGWAFTLKQFAEMYVAKFAAKGEGQLNSTERAKKVEDMMKKLWGDRYFDPATGKFSKSSTSPDGKKLPRTFCQLILDPIFKVFDAIMNFKKEETAKLIEKLDIKLDSEDKGKEGKPLLKAVMRRWLPAGEALLQMITIHLPSPVTAQKYRCELLYEGPPDDEAAMGIKNCDPKGPLMMYISKMVPTSDKGRFYAFGRVFSGVVSTGLKCRIMGPNYTPGKKEDLYLKPIQRTILMMGRYVEPIEDVPCGNIVGLVGVDQFLVKTGTITTFEHAHNMRIMKFSVSPVVRVAVEAKNPADLPKLVEGLKRLAKSDPMVQCIIEESGEHIIAGAGELHLEICLKDLEEDHACIPIKKSDPVVSYRETVSEESGVLCLSKSPNKHNRLYMKARPFPDGLAEDIDKGEVSARQELKQRARYLAEKYEWDVAEARKIWCFGPDGTGPNILTDITKGVQYLNEIKDSVVAGFQWATKEGALCEENLRGVRFDVHDVTLHADAIHRGGGQIIPTARRCLYACVLTAQPRLMEPIYLVEIQCPEQVVGGIYSVLNRKRGHVFEESQVAGTPMFVVKAYLPVNESFGFTADLRSNTGGQAFPQCVFDHWQILPGDPFDSATRPSQVVSETRKRKGLKEGIPALDNFLDKL from the exons ATG GTGAACTTCACAGTAGACCAGATCCGGGCCATCATGGACAAGAAGGCCAATATCCGGAACATGTCAGTGATTGCCCACGTGGACCATGGGAAATCCACCCTGACTGACTCGCTGGTATGCAAAGCTGGAATTATCGCCTCGGCCCGGGCCGGTGAGACTCGCTTCACTGACACCAGGAAAGACGAACAGGAGAGGTGCATCACCATCAAGTCGAC GGCCATTTCCCTCTTCTACGAGCTTTCAGAGAACGACTTGGCCTTCATCAAACAAAGCAAAGATGGCTGTGGGTTCCTGATCAACTTGATTGATTCCCCTGGCCACGTGGATTTTTCTTCAGAAGTTACAGCTGCCCTGCGTGTCACCGATGGTGCCTTGGTTGTTGTGGATTGTGTTTCTG GGGTGTGCGTCCAGACAGAGACCGTTCTGCGCCAGGCCATCGCCGAGAGGATCAAGCCGGTCCTGATGATGAACAAGATGGACCGGGCTCTGCTGGAGCTGCAGCTGAAGCCTGAGGAGCTGTACCAGACTTTCCAGCGCATCGTGGAGAACGTCAACGTGATCATCTCCACGTACGGGGAGGGTGAGAGTGGCCCTATGGGCAATATCATG ATCGATCCAGTCCTTGGCACTGTTGGGTTTGGTTCCGGCTTGCATGGCTGGGCTTTCACACTGAAGCAGTTTGCTGAGATGTACGTGGCCAagtttgcagccaaaggtgaaggGCAGCTGAACTCCACTGAACGTGCCAAAAAGGTGGAGGACATGATGAAGAAGCTCTGGGGTGACAG ATACTTTGACCCAGCGACCGGCAAGTTCAGCAAATCTTCCACCAGCCCAGATGGAAAGAAACTGCCCAGGACGTTCTGCCAGCTGATTCTAGACCCCATCTTCAAG GTATTTGACGCAATCATGAACTTCAAGAAGGAGGAAACGGCCAAACTGATCGAGAAACTGGACATTAAGCTGGACAGCGAGGACAAGGGCAAAGAAGGCAAGCCTCTGCTGAAG GCTGTGATGAGGCGCTGGCTCCCTGCTGGGGAAGCCTTGCTGCAGATGATCACCATCCACCTGCCTTCTCCCGTCACTGCTCAGAAGTACCGCTGTGAACTGCTCTATGAAGGGCCCCCTGATGATGAGGCTGCCATGG GCATTAAGAATTGTGACCCGAAGGGTCCCCTGATGATGTACATCTCCAAGATGGTACCGACCTCTGACAAAGGCCGCTTCTACGCCTTTGGCCGGGTGTTCTCCGGGGTTGTGTCCACCGGCCTCAAATGCAGAATCATGGGACCAAACTACACACCAGGCAAGAAGGAAGACCTCTACCTGAAGCCAATCCAGAG AACCATTCTCATGATGGGCCGCTACGTGGAACCCATTGAAGATGTGCCTTGTGGGAATATTGTGGGGCTGGTTGGTGTGGACCAGTTCCTGGTCAAGACAGGAACCATCACCACCTTTGAACATGCCCACAACATGCGTATCATGAAGTTCAGCGTCAGCCCTGTCGTGCGTGTCGCCGTGGAAGCCAAGAACCCAGCGGATCTGCCCAAACTCGTTGAGGGCCTGAAGAGGCTGGCCAAGTCTGACCCCATGGTGCAG TGCATCATTGAGGAATCTGGAGAGCACATCATAGCTGGAGCTGGAGAACTGCACTTGGAGATCTGCCTGAAGGATCTGGAGGAGGACCATGCCTGCATTCCCATTAAG AAATCCGACCCAGTCGTGTCTTACCGGGAGACTGTTAGCGAGGAGTCAGGGGTGTTGTGCCTTTCTAAGTCGCCCAACAAACACAACCGCCTGTACATGAAAGCCCGCCCCTTCCCAGACGGCCTGGCTGAAGACATTGACAAGGGTGAGGTCTCAGCCCGCCAGGAGCTGAAGCAGCGGGCCCGTTACCTGGCAGAGAAGTACGAGTGGGACGTGGCTGAAGCCCGCAAGATCTGGTGCTTCGGCCCGGATGGAACCGGCCCCAACATCCTGACAGATATCACCAAGGGGGTACAGTACCTCAACGAGATCAAGGACAGCGTTGTGGCTGGCTTCCAGTGGGCCACAAAGGAG GGGGCCCTCTGCGAGGAGAACCTGCGGGGAGTCCGCTTTGATGTGCACGACGTCACCCTGCATGCTGACGCCATCCACCGTGGGGGCGGCCAAATCATTCCCACGGCCCGGCGGTGCCTCTATGCCTGCGTGCTGACGGCTCAGCCCCGCCTCATGGAGCCAATCTATCTGGTGGAGATCCAG TGCCCTGAGCAAGTAGTGGGTGGCATTTACAGCGTGCTGAACAGGAAACGGGGTCACGTCTTCGAAGAGTCCCAGGTTGCTGGAACCCCCATGTTCGTGGTCAAGGCCTACCTGCCTGTGAATGAATCTTTTG GTTTCACAGCTGACTTGAGATCCAACACAGGGGGCCAAGCCTTCCCACAGTGCGTGTTCGACCACTGGCAGATTCTCCCCGGGGACCCCTTTGACAGCGCCACCCGGCCTTCTCAAGTCGTCAGCGAGACGCGCAAACGCAAAGGGCTGAAAGAGGGCATCCCCGCACTAGATAACTTCCTGGATAAattgtaa
- the EEF2 gene encoding elongation factor 2 isoform X2: protein MVNFTVDQIRAIMDKKANIRNMSVIAHVDHGKSTLTDSLVCKAGIIASARAGETRFTDTRKDEQERCITIKSTAISLFYELSENDLAFIKQSKDGCGFLINLIDSPGHVDFSSEVTAALRVTDGALVVVDCVSGVCVQTETVLRQAIAERIKPVLMMNKMDRALLELQLKPEELYQTFQRIVENVNVIISTYGEGESGPMGNIMIDPVLGTVGFGSGLHGWAFTLKQFAEMYVAKFAAKGEGQLNSTERAKKVEDMMKKLWGDRYFDPATGKFSKSSTSPDGKKLPRTFCQLILDPIFKVFDAIMNFKKEETAKLIEKLDIKLDSEDKGKEGKPLLKAVMRRWLPAGEALLQMITIHLPSPVTAQKYRCELLYEGPPDDEAAMGIKNCDPKGPLMMYISKMVPTSDKGRFYAFGRVFSGVVSTGLKCRIMGPNYTPGKKEDLYLKPIQRTILMMGRYVEPIEDVPCGNIVGLVGVDQFLVKTGTITTFEHAHNMRIMKFSVSPVVRVAVEAKNPADLPKLVEGLKRLAKSDPMVQCIIEESGEHIIAGAGELHLEICLKDLEEDHACIPIKKSDPVVSYRETVSEESGVLCLSKSPNKHNRLYMKARPFPDGLAEDIDKGEVSARQELKQRARYLAEKYEWDVAEARKIWCFGPDGTGPNILTDITKGVQYLNEIKDSVVAGFQWATKEGALCEENLRGVRFDVHDVTLHADAIHRGGGQIIPTARRCLYACVLTAQPRLMEPIYLVEIQCPEPKVVEENRRKWGKEVAPPTPH from the exons ATG GTGAACTTCACAGTAGACCAGATCCGGGCCATCATGGACAAGAAGGCCAATATCCGGAACATGTCAGTGATTGCCCACGTGGACCATGGGAAATCCACCCTGACTGACTCGCTGGTATGCAAAGCTGGAATTATCGCCTCGGCCCGGGCCGGTGAGACTCGCTTCACTGACACCAGGAAAGACGAACAGGAGAGGTGCATCACCATCAAGTCGAC GGCCATTTCCCTCTTCTACGAGCTTTCAGAGAACGACTTGGCCTTCATCAAACAAAGCAAAGATGGCTGTGGGTTCCTGATCAACTTGATTGATTCCCCTGGCCACGTGGATTTTTCTTCAGAAGTTACAGCTGCCCTGCGTGTCACCGATGGTGCCTTGGTTGTTGTGGATTGTGTTTCTG GGGTGTGCGTCCAGACAGAGACCGTTCTGCGCCAGGCCATCGCCGAGAGGATCAAGCCGGTCCTGATGATGAACAAGATGGACCGGGCTCTGCTGGAGCTGCAGCTGAAGCCTGAGGAGCTGTACCAGACTTTCCAGCGCATCGTGGAGAACGTCAACGTGATCATCTCCACGTACGGGGAGGGTGAGAGTGGCCCTATGGGCAATATCATG ATCGATCCAGTCCTTGGCACTGTTGGGTTTGGTTCCGGCTTGCATGGCTGGGCTTTCACACTGAAGCAGTTTGCTGAGATGTACGTGGCCAagtttgcagccaaaggtgaaggGCAGCTGAACTCCACTGAACGTGCCAAAAAGGTGGAGGACATGATGAAGAAGCTCTGGGGTGACAG ATACTTTGACCCAGCGACCGGCAAGTTCAGCAAATCTTCCACCAGCCCAGATGGAAAGAAACTGCCCAGGACGTTCTGCCAGCTGATTCTAGACCCCATCTTCAAG GTATTTGACGCAATCATGAACTTCAAGAAGGAGGAAACGGCCAAACTGATCGAGAAACTGGACATTAAGCTGGACAGCGAGGACAAGGGCAAAGAAGGCAAGCCTCTGCTGAAG GCTGTGATGAGGCGCTGGCTCCCTGCTGGGGAAGCCTTGCTGCAGATGATCACCATCCACCTGCCTTCTCCCGTCACTGCTCAGAAGTACCGCTGTGAACTGCTCTATGAAGGGCCCCCTGATGATGAGGCTGCCATGG GCATTAAGAATTGTGACCCGAAGGGTCCCCTGATGATGTACATCTCCAAGATGGTACCGACCTCTGACAAAGGCCGCTTCTACGCCTTTGGCCGGGTGTTCTCCGGGGTTGTGTCCACCGGCCTCAAATGCAGAATCATGGGACCAAACTACACACCAGGCAAGAAGGAAGACCTCTACCTGAAGCCAATCCAGAG AACCATTCTCATGATGGGCCGCTACGTGGAACCCATTGAAGATGTGCCTTGTGGGAATATTGTGGGGCTGGTTGGTGTGGACCAGTTCCTGGTCAAGACAGGAACCATCACCACCTTTGAACATGCCCACAACATGCGTATCATGAAGTTCAGCGTCAGCCCTGTCGTGCGTGTCGCCGTGGAAGCCAAGAACCCAGCGGATCTGCCCAAACTCGTTGAGGGCCTGAAGAGGCTGGCCAAGTCTGACCCCATGGTGCAG TGCATCATTGAGGAATCTGGAGAGCACATCATAGCTGGAGCTGGAGAACTGCACTTGGAGATCTGCCTGAAGGATCTGGAGGAGGACCATGCCTGCATTCCCATTAAG AAATCCGACCCAGTCGTGTCTTACCGGGAGACTGTTAGCGAGGAGTCAGGGGTGTTGTGCCTTTCTAAGTCGCCCAACAAACACAACCGCCTGTACATGAAAGCCCGCCCCTTCCCAGACGGCCTGGCTGAAGACATTGACAAGGGTGAGGTCTCAGCCCGCCAGGAGCTGAAGCAGCGGGCCCGTTACCTGGCAGAGAAGTACGAGTGGGACGTGGCTGAAGCCCGCAAGATCTGGTGCTTCGGCCCGGATGGAACCGGCCCCAACATCCTGACAGATATCACCAAGGGGGTACAGTACCTCAACGAGATCAAGGACAGCGTTGTGGCTGGCTTCCAGTGGGCCACAAAGGAG GGGGCCCTCTGCGAGGAGAACCTGCGGGGAGTCCGCTTTGATGTGCACGACGTCACCCTGCATGCTGACGCCATCCACCGTGGGGGCGGCCAAATCATTCCCACGGCCCGGCGGTGCCTCTATGCCTGCGTGCTGACGGCTCAGCCCCGCCTCATGGAGCCAATCTATCTGGTGGAGATCCAG